In a single window of the Methylothermaceae bacteria B42 genome:
- a CDS encoding 8-amino-7-oxononanoate synthase, which translates to MDLDEVLRAELCAREQQDLYRRRYIVDSPQGVEIQVQGRRCLNFSSNDYLGLANHPSVRDAFCRGLEKYGAGSGASHLVCGHMRPHHELEEALAEFTGRDRALLFSTGYQANLGVIAALIGQGDLVLEDRLNHASLLDAGLLSRGRLRRYSHADVDSVASLLGTSNRRQLIVTDGVFSMDGDLAPLPELACLAAQKNAWLMVDDAHGFGVLGKQGGGTMEQFSLTQQAVPVLMATLGKALGVFGAFVAGSEALIETLIQKARTYIYTTALPPSVASAALQSLKLAREETWRREKLQVLVKRFRRGAQFLGLNLLPSETPIQAVILADNHRVVIASQKLWERGFWVVAIRPPTVPAGTARLRITLSASHSEKQVDQLLEALAEACEDGI; encoded by the coding sequence ATGGATTTGGACGAGGTTCTGAGAGCGGAATTATGCGCCCGTGAGCAACAAGATTTATATCGCCGTCGGTATATCGTCGATAGCCCGCAAGGGGTAGAAATTCAAGTCCAGGGCCGTCGGTGCCTCAATTTTTCCAGTAATGATTATCTTGGTTTGGCCAATCACCCTAGCGTGCGGGATGCATTTTGCCGTGGCCTGGAAAAATATGGCGCAGGAAGCGGGGCTTCTCATCTGGTGTGTGGTCACATGCGCCCCCATCACGAATTGGAAGAGGCGCTGGCTGAATTCACTGGCCGTGACAGGGCGCTGTTGTTTTCAACAGGCTATCAAGCCAATCTCGGCGTCATCGCCGCGTTAATCGGGCAAGGAGATTTGGTGTTGGAAGATCGCCTGAATCATGCTTCATTGCTGGATGCCGGGCTGCTTTCACGGGGAAGATTACGCCGTTATTCCCATGCCGATGTGGATTCTGTGGCTTCCCTTTTGGGGACTTCCAACAGGCGCCAATTGATTGTTACCGATGGCGTATTCAGTATGGATGGCGATCTTGCGCCTTTGCCCGAATTGGCTTGCCTCGCCGCGCAAAAAAATGCTTGGTTGATGGTGGATGATGCCCATGGCTTTGGGGTTTTGGGGAAGCAAGGCGGAGGCACGATGGAACAGTTTTCCCTGACGCAGCAGGCCGTCCCGGTATTGATGGCGACGTTGGGCAAGGCCTTGGGTGTGTTTGGCGCTTTTGTGGCCGGCAGCGAGGCTTTAATCGAGACATTGATTCAAAAGGCCAGAACCTACATTTACACTACCGCCCTGCCGCCCTCAGTGGCTTCGGCGGCATTGCAAAGCTTGAAACTGGCAAGGGAAGAAACCTGGCGGCGGGAGAAACTTCAGGTGCTGGTCAAGCGGTTTAGGCGTGGGGCTCAATTCCTGGGATTAAATCTATTGCCATCCGAGACACCTATTCAGGCAGTGATCCTAGCGGATAACCACAGGGTTGTGATAGCAAGTCAAAAATTGTGGGAAAGGGGCTTTTGGGTGGTTGCTATTCGTCCTCCAACGGTGCCAGCGGGGACAGCGCGTTTGAGGATTACGCTGAGCGCGTCCCATTCGGAAAAACAAGTAGATCAGTTGCTAGAAGCCCTGGCTGAAGCTTGTGAGGATGGCATCTGA
- a CDS encoding biotin synthase (catalyzes the formation of biotin from dethiobiotin), whose protein sequence is MANDDLLRNDWHREEIRELFDLPFNDLIFQAQTQHRLFFNPNEIQVSTLLSIKTGGCPEDCAYCPQSGRYETGLERERLLPIDEVVEAASAAKAKGSTRFCMGAAWRAPKDRDIEQVAEMISAVKALGLETCMTLGMLTQPQTQRLKQAGLDYYNHNLDTSPEYYPQIISTRTYQDRLETLRHVRDAGISVCCGGIVGMGENREDRIGLLQELANLPKHPESVPINLLVQVEGTPLQGTEPLDPLEFVRTVAVARILMPASRVRLSAGRTDMSDEMQALCFLAGANSVFYGEKLLTTDNPESSADQRLFERLGIMVASAGSH, encoded by the coding sequence ATGGCTAATGATGATTTATTGAGAAACGATTGGCATCGAGAAGAAATCAGGGAGCTGTTTGATCTTCCCTTTAACGATCTGATTTTTCAGGCGCAAACCCAGCATCGCCTTTTTTTCAACCCCAATGAAATCCAGGTGAGCACGCTGTTATCGATTAAAACCGGGGGCTGTCCGGAAGATTGTGCTTATTGTCCCCAAAGTGGACGGTATGAAACAGGCTTGGAGCGGGAACGGCTGTTGCCGATTGACGAAGTGGTTGAGGCCGCTAGCGCCGCAAAAGCCAAAGGCTCGACCCGCTTTTGCATGGGCGCGGCCTGGCGGGCGCCAAAAGACCGGGACATTGAGCAAGTGGCGGAAATGATTTCTGCGGTCAAGGCGCTGGGTTTGGAAACCTGCATGACGCTCGGCATGCTGACGCAACCCCAAACTCAACGACTGAAACAAGCAGGTTTGGATTATTACAATCATAATCTCGATACCTCGCCAGAATACTATCCGCAAATTATCAGTACCCGGACTTACCAAGACCGTCTGGAAACCTTGCGACATGTGCGGGATGCAGGCATTTCCGTATGTTGCGGCGGGATTGTCGGTATGGGCGAAAACCGGGAAGACCGGATCGGTTTGTTGCAGGAATTGGCTAATCTGCCAAAACATCCGGAAAGCGTGCCAATCAATTTACTGGTACAGGTGGAAGGCACGCCACTCCAGGGCACGGAACCCCTCGATCCTTTAGAATTCGTCCGCACCGTTGCCGTTGCCAGAATCTTGATGCCCGCATCCCGGGTGCGTTTGTCCGCCGGTCGCACCGATATGAGCGATGAAATGCAAGCATTATGTTTCTTGGCTGGCGCCAATTCAGTGTTTTATGGAGAGAAGCTTTTAACCACGGACAATCCCGAGAGCAGTGCTGATCAGCGCTTATTTGAGCGGTTGGGAATAATGGTTGCCAGCGCGGGAAGCCATTAA
- a CDS encoding bacteriohemerythrin yields MALITWTAEEFGTSISVADEQHQNIFSLLNQLDDAVKAGDRAATGSILDELINVVVDHFKTEEDLMQQHGYPNFAAHKDAHDKLVATCADLQKKFHAGGAEVTPETTQFVKDWLVNHIPKIDKDYGPFLNEKGVN; encoded by the coding sequence ATGGCGTTAATTACATGGACTGCTGAAGAATTTGGCACCAGTATCAGCGTAGCGGATGAGCAACATCAAAATATCTTTAGCTTGCTCAATCAATTGGATGACGCAGTTAAGGCTGGAGATAGGGCTGCTACGGGCTCGATTCTAGATGAATTGATTAATGTGGTGGTGGATCATTTCAAGACCGAAGAGGATCTGATGCAGCAGCATGGGTATCCCAATTTTGCTGCCCATAAAGATGCCCACGATAAGCTGGTGGCCACTTGTGCCGATCTGCAAAAGAAATTTCACGCCGGCGGGGCGGAAGTGACACCTGAAACGACCCAATTCGTCAAAGACTGGTTGGTGAATCATATTCCCAAAATTGATAAGGATTACGGTCCTTTCCTTAATGAAAAAGGCGTAAACTAA
- a CDS encoding copper oxidase, with amino-acid sequence MKMFFLSASVSIMALVFSSVSAAAYTPPPSSIKVDRGEAEAFCPEGTPVKWRDAQTVDGIEIQEERVCNPDNPYDIATFVKGTNNVSMPTLMKTRLAADSVIKKNDRDGDGDPDEIIIKLEVAEINGASPDTTDPVYTFDVAPGIRPAFWVFAPKTRGMATKDEHSTEANPLLRTPSPVIRVEQGDTVKIVLENTHYFPHTIHLHGVDHPFVDGKGEGNDGVPQTSEDFVLPGGQRVYDITPRQPGTMIYHCHVQTHTHLAMGLIGMFVVEENRRNNWVQTFNIGAGKVRHPSKAVKSKFDQEYDLHYQAVDKELHSIVQSANDPRLIARRMNREYDLTDASEDYFLLNGRAFPYTLRESLIVVEPNQDVKIRILNAQGELLAVHTHGHKATITHYDGIEHNPSAQITRDIFDLAPAQRVDLKLNTTNDGLHNYGPGIWVFHDHVERGITSDGMNPGGNISAIVYKSFLDPNDVPRIQGIDISQYFTKAFYQRQLPVWQGIDEWNSLGDPGYVESEGAEGAQAAAKTTIKPSKSPVKNLIIGMLLGLLAYILFTNSKRAQQVLLRYWPNLKR; translated from the coding sequence ATGAAAATGTTTTTTCTAAGCGCTTCAGTTTCCATCATGGCGCTTGTTTTTTCATCTGTATCCGCGGCGGCCTACACGCCGCCGCCTTCTTCAATAAAAGTAGATCGTGGGGAGGCGGAAGCGTTTTGCCCTGAGGGAACGCCAGTAAAGTGGCGTGATGCTCAGACTGTTGACGGTATTGAAATCCAGGAGGAGCGGGTTTGTAATCCGGATAATCCCTATGATATCGCAACCTTCGTCAAGGGTACCAACAATGTGTCCATGCCTACCCTGATGAAGACCCGGCTAGCCGCCGATTCGGTGATCAAAAAAAATGACCGCGACGGCGATGGCGATCCGGATGAAATCATCATTAAATTGGAAGTGGCCGAGATCAACGGCGCTTCCCCTGATACCACAGATCCGGTGTATACTTTTGACGTGGCGCCTGGAATTCGGCCTGCGTTTTGGGTATTCGCGCCCAAAACCCGGGGCATGGCCACCAAGGATGAGCACAGCACAGAGGCCAATCCGTTATTGCGCACCCCCTCGCCAGTGATTCGGGTGGAGCAAGGAGATACGGTCAAAATCGTGTTGGAAAATACTCATTATTTTCCCCATACCATTCATTTGCATGGCGTTGATCATCCGTTTGTCGATGGCAAAGGCGAGGGAAACGATGGCGTGCCTCAGACCAGTGAAGATTTCGTATTGCCAGGCGGGCAGCGGGTCTATGATATAACCCCGCGTCAGCCCGGTACCATGATTTACCACTGCCACGTGCAAACCCATACCCATCTGGCCATGGGTTTGATTGGCATGTTTGTGGTGGAAGAGAACCGCCGTAATAACTGGGTGCAGACTTTTAATATTGGCGCAGGCAAGGTGCGCCACCCCTCGAAGGCGGTAAAGTCAAAGTTTGATCAGGAATATGACCTGCACTACCAGGCAGTGGATAAGGAACTGCATAGCATTGTCCAGTCCGCCAACGATCCACGCCTCATTGCCAGGCGCATGAACCGGGAATATGACCTGACCGATGCCAGCGAAGATTATTTTCTCCTCAATGGCCGGGCTTTCCCTTACACCTTGCGGGAATCGCTGATCGTTGTGGAACCAAATCAAGATGTCAAAATACGGATACTGAATGCCCAAGGTGAATTGCTGGCGGTGCATACCCATGGCCACAAGGCGACCATTACTCATTACGATGGCATCGAACACAATCCATCAGCACAGATTACCCGGGATATTTTTGATTTGGCCCCGGCCCAGCGAGTGGACCTAAAACTCAATACCACCAATGATGGCTTGCATAATTACGGGCCGGGGATTTGGGTATTTCACGACCACGTTGAACGGGGCATTACCAGCGATGGCATGAACCCCGGCGGCAATATCAGTGCGATTGTCTATAAATCCTTTTTGGACCCCAATGACGTTCCCCGCATTCAGGGGATTGACATCAGCCAGTATTTCACCAAGGCCTTCTACCAGCGCCAATTACCGGTGTGGCAGGGGATTGATGAGTGGAATAGCCTAGGGGATCCTGGATACGTAGAGTCGGAAGGTGCCGAAGGTGCGCAGGCGGCGGCTAAAACCACTATCAAGCCATCCAAAAGTCCTGTCAAAAACCTCATCATTGGTATGTTGTTGGGTCTTTTGGCCTATATTTTGTTCACCAACAGCAAGCGGGCCCAGCAAGTGCTGCTGAGATATTGGCCAAATTTAAAAAGATGA
- a CDS encoding MFS transporter, producing MPQISPKLSWALYDFANSAFATTVMAGFFPLFFKKVWHGGEVSESTFQLGLANAATSALILFTAPLLGAIADLSGLHKTLLTFFALLGMVATGFLAVLAPGMAIPALLLYSLGLIGFSGANIFYDALLVTVAEKSDYEKVSSLGFGLGYLGGGLLFSLNVWMTLSPETFGLENAEAAVRWTFASVALWWLVFSLPLFFGVREPIRLQPRKNLIKHGWRQVIQTLRHIRQHRPALLFLIAYWFYIDGVDTIVRMATDYGMAIGLDWQDLIKALLLVQFIGFPATIGFGWIGAKIGAKRAIFLGLAIYIGVILFAASLDSAKEFYALAAIIGLVQGGVQALSRAYYAHLIPKQYAAEFFGFYNMLGKFAAVIGPFLVGVTSLWFDNPRVGIVSILILFLIGAALLLKVPNPAEEQ from the coding sequence GTGCCACAGATCTCCCCCAAGCTCTCTTGGGCACTTTATGATTTTGCTAATTCTGCTTTCGCCACAACAGTAATGGCGGGGTTTTTCCCATTATTTTTCAAAAAAGTTTGGCACGGAGGGGAAGTGAGTGAAAGCACATTCCAATTAGGTTTGGCCAATGCAGCAACCAGTGCCTTGATTCTGTTTACCGCACCACTATTGGGCGCCATTGCTGATCTCTCCGGACTGCATAAAACACTGCTGACCTTTTTTGCCCTGTTGGGCATGGTGGCCACTGGTTTTCTAGCCGTTCTGGCGCCTGGCATGGCAATTCCGGCCCTTTTGCTATACAGTCTGGGACTGATCGGATTCTCAGGCGCCAATATCTTTTATGACGCATTATTGGTGACAGTTGCGGAAAAATCGGACTATGAAAAAGTGTCCAGCTTGGGCTTTGGGTTGGGCTATTTGGGCGGTGGGTTGTTATTTAGTCTAAATGTTTGGATGACATTGAGCCCCGAAACTTTTGGATTGGAAAACGCCGAGGCAGCCGTTAGGTGGACTTTTGCCAGTGTAGCGTTATGGTGGCTGGTGTTTTCCCTGCCTTTGTTTTTTGGCGTTCGAGAACCTATCCGCCTCCAGCCTAGGAAGAACTTGATAAAACACGGGTGGCGTCAAGTCATTCAAACCTTGAGACATATTCGCCAGCACCGCCCTGCCTTGCTCTTTCTGATAGCCTATTGGTTTTACATCGACGGCGTGGATACTATTGTGCGCATGGCCACCGACTATGGCATGGCAATTGGCCTTGACTGGCAGGATCTGATCAAAGCTCTACTGCTGGTGCAATTCATCGGTTTTCCCGCAACCATTGGTTTTGGTTGGATTGGCGCCAAAATAGGGGCAAAGCGGGCAATTTTCCTCGGACTTGCCATTTATATCGGCGTAATTTTGTTTGCCGCTTCCCTGGATTCAGCCAAGGAATTCTATGCTCTGGCGGCCATCATTGGGCTGGTGCAAGGGGGCGTGCAAGCGTTAAGCCGTGCCTATTACGCCCATTTGATTCCCAAACAATATGCGGCGGAATTTTTTGGTTTCTACAATATGCTGGGGAAGTTCGCGGCGGTCATCGGACCCTTTTTGGTCGGCGTTACCAGCTTATGGTTTGACAATCCGAGAGTCGGGATTGTCAGCATATTGATTTTATTTTTGATTGGCGCCGCTTTGTTGTTAAAAGTCCCCAATCCAGCCGAAGAACAATAA
- a CDS encoding oxidoreductase, translated as MTKILLVTGVTRGLGRALAEEAMQHGHRIWGCGRNAKIINELRSLCPQGKFDRVDVADAGAVADWARDCLSSGDCPDFIINNAALINANAPLWQVPEEEFSRLIDVNIKGAFYIIKNFLPAMLQRRQGVIVNFSSGWGRSVSPEVAPYCTSKWAIEGLTQSLAQELPSGMAAVALNPGIIHTDMLDSCFGDMAAHYPGPDTWAKRAFPYILALGPQHNGQSLTVPGY; from the coding sequence ATTACAAAAATACTACTGGTTACAGGGGTTACCCGCGGACTTGGCAGGGCCTTGGCCGAGGAAGCAATGCAGCATGGGCATCGAATCTGGGGCTGTGGAAGGAATGCCAAAATTATCAACGAACTACGATCCCTATGTCCACAGGGCAAGTTTGACAGAGTGGATGTGGCCGATGCTGGAGCGGTTGCGGATTGGGCCAGGGATTGCCTGTCCAGTGGCGATTGTCCCGACTTTATAATTAACAACGCCGCTTTGATAAATGCCAATGCCCCTTTGTGGCAGGTGCCCGAGGAAGAATTTAGTCGATTGATAGATGTCAATATTAAAGGCGCTTTTTACATCATTAAAAACTTCCTGCCTGCTATGTTACAGCGGCGCCAAGGTGTGATTGTCAATTTCAGTTCCGGCTGGGGACGTTCTGTTTCGCCAGAAGTTGCCCCCTACTGCACTAGCAAATGGGCCATTGAAGGGTTGACCCAATCCCTGGCCCAGGAATTGCCATCGGGTATGGCAGCGGTAGCATTGAACCCCGGAATTATCCATACTGACATGCTCGATAGTTGTTTTGGCGACATGGCTGCCCATTATCCCGGCCCTGATACATGGGCCAAACGGGCATTCCCTTATATTCTTGCATTGGGTCCGCAGCACAACGGTCAATCACTTACGGTGCCTGGATATTGA